One genomic region from Kineosporia corallincola encodes:
- a CDS encoding Rieske 2Fe-2S domain-containing protein: protein MRSTRLRSLPAAATGASDAADTAEAERRVGLMHAALNTAALSAFSASWVLRRSPGQGKISALVGLSFLGASGWLGGHLSYAMGVGVDTTAFSRPLADWTDVCEVTELIDGQPRSFAVDGLSVLLVSRAGRIDAMLNRCTHRGAPLDEGKLVGDWPRPASPRQ from the coding sequence GTGCGCTCGACCCGGTTGCGATCGTTGCCCGCGGCTGCGACCGGGGCCTCGGACGCGGCCGACACGGCCGAGGCCGAGCGGCGGGTTGGATTGATGCACGCCGCCCTGAACACGGCCGCTCTGAGCGCGTTCTCCGCATCCTGGGTCCTGCGGCGCTCACCGGGACAGGGCAAGATCTCCGCGCTGGTGGGCCTCAGCTTCTTGGGCGCCTCCGGCTGGCTGGGCGGGCACCTGTCCTACGCCATGGGTGTCGGCGTCGACACCACGGCTTTCAGCCGGCCCCTGGCCGACTGGACGGACGTTTGTGAGGTGACTGAATTGATCGACGGTCAACCGAGAAGCTTTGCCGTGGATGGTCTGTCTGTCCTCCTGGTCAGTCGCGCCGGCCGAATCGATGCCATGCTCAACCGGTGCACGCACCGCGGAGCTCCGCTCGACGAGGGGAAACTGGTCGGCGACTGGCCTCGGCCTGCATCTCCTCGACAATGA